A section of the Clostridium omnivorum genome encodes:
- a CDS encoding C-GCAxxG-C-C family protein, with protein MTLVNTKDFSKEELLDRVQADAEQLFRSGTYFCSEAVVQTINELLGKPFDPSVVKLASGFPIGMGKAGCLCGAVSGGQMALGMVYGRVEGEPMQDKMFQLSKGLHDYIKEEYKSTCCRVITKEWTGDNFASPERKKHCVTITGKVARWVAEQLIDDGKIETK; from the coding sequence ATGACTTTAGTAAATACAAAGGATTTTTCAAAAGAAGAACTTCTTGATAGAGTTCAGGCAGATGCAGAACAGCTTTTTAGAAGCGGTACTTATTTTTGCAGTGAAGCAGTTGTTCAAACAATAAATGAACTTTTAGGAAAACCTTTTGACCCAAGTGTTGTTAAATTAGCAAGCGGCTTTCCAATAGGAATGGGAAAAGCAGGCTGCCTTTGCGGTGCTGTTTCAGGTGGGCAAATGGCTTTAGGCATGGTTTATGGCAGAGTAGAAGGTGAACCAATGCAAGATAAAATGTTTCAGCTTTCCAAAGGTCTTCATGACTACATTAAAGAGGAATATAAATCAACCTGCTGCAGAGTTATAACTAAAGAATGGACCGGAGACAACTTTGCTAGCCCAGAAAGAAAAAAACACTGTGTAACAATAACAGGAAAAGTTGCTAGATGGGTTGCTGAGCAGTTAATCGACGATGGAAAAATTGAAACTAAATAA
- a CDS encoding cation diffusion facilitator family transporter, producing MFSKFLVSRFIKNNQDVKDEGVRASYGFLAGVVGIIINLLLFAVKLTVGLISKSIAVTADAFNNLSDAASSVITIVGFKMANKPADKEHPFGHGRIEYISALIVSFMVLLVGLQFVKSSFDRILHPSPIIFELIPFVLLLLSILAKIWLSRFNGFIGKTIDSNALKASSFDALGDVFTSSTVALSFVISRFTSFPIDGYIGMLVALFILYSGFSLIKDTLSPLLGEAPDKELVENIKKGVLSYDHINGVHDLVIHNYGPGRCMASIHAEVPCDISIVSIHEVIDKAERELSKKLNIYLVIHMDPVNTNDIEINATRKEVVKLLKQFPIVKSMHDFRVVGEGEKKNLIFDLVIEHTKVFSTKDEEALRNDFNNALKQLHPLYNSVITVDKNYTDL from the coding sequence ATGTTTTCAAAATTTTTAGTTTCACGTTTTATAAAAAATAATCAAGATGTTAAAGACGAAGGTGTTAGAGCCTCCTATGGCTTTTTAGCTGGAGTAGTAGGAATAATAATAAACTTACTGCTTTTCGCGGTAAAACTCACTGTAGGCTTAATTTCAAAAAGTATAGCAGTTACAGCAGATGCTTTCAATAATCTATCTGATGCTGCTTCTTCTGTAATTACCATAGTAGGCTTTAAAATGGCTAATAAGCCAGCAGACAAGGAGCATCCTTTCGGTCATGGGAGAATTGAATATATATCAGCCCTTATTGTATCTTTTATGGTACTCCTAGTTGGCCTTCAATTTGTTAAATCCTCCTTTGATAGAATTCTGCACCCTAGCCCTATTATTTTTGAGCTCATTCCCTTTGTACTTCTATTACTTTCAATATTGGCAAAGATATGGCTTAGCAGGTTCAATGGTTTTATTGGAAAAACCATTGATTCAAACGCGTTAAAGGCTTCTTCCTTTGATGCTCTTGGAGATGTATTTACCTCCAGTACTGTAGCATTATCTTTTGTAATATCACGTTTTACTTCTTTTCCTATTGATGGCTATATAGGAATGCTAGTGGCATTATTTATTTTATACTCAGGATTTTCTCTAATCAAAGATACTTTAAGTCCTTTGCTAGGAGAAGCTCCTGACAAAGAGCTTGTAGAAAATATTAAAAAAGGTGTTTTATCTTATGACCATATAAATGGTGTTCATGACTTAGTTATTCATAATTACGGTCCTGGGAGATGTATGGCTTCTATTCACGCTGAGGTTCCCTGCGATATTTCTATTGTGTCTATACATGAGGTTATTGATAAAGCAGAAAGGGAACTCTCTAAAAAGCTGAATATATATTTAGTCATTCATATGGACCCAGTTAACACAAATGATATTGAAATAAATGCAACTAGAAAAGAAGTTGTTAAACTACTAAAACAATTTCCTATAGTAAAATCAATGCATGATTTTAGAGTAGTTGGTGAAGGCGAGAAAAAGAATCTCATATTTGACTTAGTTATCGAACATACAAAAGTATTTTCTACAAAAGATGAAGAAGCATTAAGAAATGACTTCAATAATGCTTTAAAACAGCTTCATCCGTTATATAATTCCGTAATTACAGTAGATAAGAATTATACAGATTTATAG
- a CDS encoding Atg14 domain-containing protein: MNKKKILALTLSVLLLLPSTAFAKGKDNSEGKGNSVKQEVQNKKSEDKTNVQNTSASTNAQQNKGKGEEHKQEAQEKKDAKKEQIAQFKTDMKAKHEQMKQLRTQTIALRKQVEQKKEQLSSIIADLESGKKTLSEEMLNSLLALSQNLLTDTEKVKETAEINTEVSNTEQKVKGADFNNALASMDKVIAKMQSRLDALNKLNADLDAALKIANMAVAPAPTTGTGSTDTSTTTTGSTTTDTTAPTGSSTTNTTTTTTTTSGQ; encoded by the coding sequence ATGAATAAGAAAAAAATATTAGCATTAACACTATCTGTATTACTATTACTGCCTTCTACTGCTTTTGCAAAGGGAAAGGATAATTCAGAGGGAAAAGGCAATTCTGTAAAGCAAGAAGTGCAAAATAAAAAGAGTGAGGATAAAACTAACGTTCAAAACACCTCTGCATCTACAAATGCTCAGCAGAATAAAGGCAAGGGTGAAGAACATAAGCAAGAAGCTCAAGAAAAGAAAGATGCTAAAAAAGAACAAATTGCTCAATTTAAAACTGATATGAAAGCTAAGCACGAACAAATGAAGCAGCTTAGAACACAAACTATTGCTTTAAGAAAACAAGTTGAGCAAAAGAAAGAACAGCTTTCTTCAATAATAGCAGATCTTGAATCTGGAAAGAAAACACTTTCCGAAGAGATGTTAAATTCCTTACTTGCTTTATCTCAAAATCTTTTAACAGATACTGAAAAAGTTAAGGAAACTGCTGAAATAAACACTGAAGTATCAAATACAGAACAAAAGGTAAAAGGTGCTGATTTTAATAATGCTTTAGCTTCTATGGATAAAGTAATTGCTAAAATGCAATCAAGATTAGATGCTTTAAACAAATTAAATGCTGACCTAGATGCAGCATTAAAGATTGCAAATATGGCCGTTGCACCTGCTCCAACAACTGGAACAGGTAGTACAGATACTTCAACTACTACAACTGGATCAACTACTACTGATACCACTGCACCAACAGGCTCAAGCACCACTAATACTACAACTACTACAACTACAACTAGTGGACAATAA
- a CDS encoding ABC transporter permease has product MIRLIQIEFQKFIRRKKFLIALIILILCCMFCLGAAVLSASQYNGVENEIKATEKYIKTLEEQGNLENDKGASTAVSNGYTKIINDMKGRLAILKRTADESIPWQQRVKEDIQYSKYNLEKNDGMPPMGKFQELSNIMLKQYYLNKNIPYDYNKKISSFNIMPDLIRIFSTIGLLIIVSIMVLDVVSGENKPATIKLLATKPIERWKIILSKFIVCVVIVNVIILLLELIMFIFIGLIFGFGDPSLPIVAGIKYDIVAPGNIQELKSAVNPVLSSGILLSQGTVLLKILILQILAITACISFCFLCSTAIQNSSNSTGAGLVLIAFSYAAILLKVNAKAMYRVKPATIFDKVLAFLFTSQYDGLDIVTGKINESLAINFIDFRFSVLVLLIWIVVCYSVSHIIFVRKDILA; this is encoded by the coding sequence ATGATTAGATTAATTCAAATTGAATTTCAAAAGTTCATAAGAAGAAAGAAGTTTCTTATAGCTTTAATAATATTGATATTATGTTGTATGTTCTGCTTAGGTGCTGCAGTATTATCAGCATCCCAATATAATGGAGTGGAAAATGAAATAAAAGCAACTGAAAAATATATTAAAACTTTGGAAGAACAAGGCAATTTGGAGAATGATAAGGGTGCTTCCACAGCTGTATCTAATGGGTATACTAAAATAATTAATGATATGAAAGGAAGATTAGCAATACTTAAAAGGACAGCCGATGAAAGTATACCTTGGCAGCAAAGGGTAAAAGAAGATATACAATATTCTAAATATAATTTGGAAAAAAACGATGGTATGCCTCCTATGGGGAAGTTTCAGGAATTATCAAATATTATGCTGAAACAGTACTATTTAAATAAAAATATACCTTATGATTATAATAAAAAGATAAGCAGCTTCAATATTATGCCAGACTTGATAAGGATTTTTTCCACTATTGGACTCCTAATTATAGTGAGTATAATGGTTTTAGACGTGGTTTCTGGAGAAAACAAGCCAGCCACAATAAAGTTATTAGCAACCAAACCTATAGAGAGGTGGAAGATAATTCTATCAAAATTTATTGTATGCGTAGTTATAGTAAATGTAATAATATTATTACTAGAATTAATAATGTTTATTTTTATAGGCTTAATCTTTGGCTTTGGAGATCCGTCGCTTCCTATAGTTGCAGGAATTAAATATGATATAGTTGCGCCAGGGAATATACAAGAGCTAAAAAGTGCAGTAAACCCAGTTCTGAGCAGTGGAATATTGCTTTCTCAAGGAACTGTTTTATTAAAGATTCTAATACTTCAAATATTAGCTATTACTGCATGTATTTCTTTTTGTTTTCTATGTTCAACTGCAATACAAAATAGCAGCAATTCAACTGGAGCTGGTCTAGTATTAATTGCTTTTAGCTATGCAGCAATATTATTAAAGGTTAATGCTAAAGCAATGTATAGAGTTAAACCAGCTACTATATTTGATAAGGTACTGGCATTCTTATTCACATCTCAGTATGATGGACTTGATATTGTTACTGGAAAAATAAATGAAAGTTTAGCTATTAATTTTATAGACTTTAGATTTTCAGTACTAGTACTTTTAATCTGGATAGTAGTATGTTATTCAGTAAGTCATATTATTTTTGTAAGGAAGGATATTTTAGCTTAG
- a CDS encoding M18 family aminopeptidase: MSDELKFAEELIDFIYESPSAFHAVESVKSILDKKGFSELKEEEKWNLKKGSKYYVTKNNSAIFAFAVGTGNIEEEGFKIIGAHTDSPSFRIKPNPEMVAENTYVKLNTEVYGGPILNTWMDRPLGVAGRVTLRSENPLYPVNKLVNINRPIMIIPNLAIHMNRDVNKGVELNRQKDVLPLLSLVNDEMEKGNYLLNTVAKELKVEAKDIIDFDLFLYEFEKGSIVGLNNEFISTGRLDDLAMVHAGITALTNIENVKATNVMACFDNEEVGSTTKQGAHSPLLAKLLERIALSLGKDREDFFRALSKSFMISGDLAHAVHPNYPEKADPINRPLINKGPVIKVAANQSYTTDSNSDAVYEEICRIAGVPVQKFVNRSDAPGGSTIGPISSTQLDIRCVDMGTPIFGMHSIRELGGVMDHTYVTKSFEEFYKL; this comes from the coding sequence ATGAGCGACGAGTTAAAATTTGCAGAGGAACTAATAGACTTTATATATGAAAGTCCATCAGCTTTTCATGCAGTGGAGAGCGTAAAAAGTATTTTAGATAAAAAAGGTTTCTCAGAGTTAAAAGAAGAAGAAAAGTGGAACCTTAAAAAAGGTTCAAAGTATTATGTAACTAAAAATAATTCAGCAATATTCGCTTTTGCTGTTGGAACAGGAAATATTGAAGAAGAGGGCTTTAAAATTATTGGAGCACATACTGATTCTCCTAGCTTTAGAATTAAACCAAATCCTGAAATGGTTGCAGAGAACACCTATGTTAAATTAAATACTGAGGTTTATGGAGGACCCATTTTAAATACTTGGATGGATAGACCTTTAGGAGTAGCTGGTAGAGTTACACTTAGAAGTGAAAATCCACTATATCCAGTTAATAAGCTTGTTAATATAAACAGACCTATAATGATAATTCCTAATCTAGCTATACATATGAATAGAGATGTTAATAAAGGCGTAGAGCTGAATAGACAAAAAGATGTACTACCTCTACTTTCATTAGTTAATGACGAAATGGAAAAGGGAAATTATCTTTTAAATACTGTAGCTAAAGAGCTTAAGGTAGAGGCTAAAGATATAATTGACTTTGATTTATTCCTATATGAATTTGAGAAGGGAAGCATTGTTGGACTTAACAATGAATTTATATCTACAGGAAGACTAGATGACTTGGCAATGGTACATGCAGGCATAACTGCGCTTACTAACATTGAGAATGTTAAAGCTACTAATGTAATGGCTTGCTTTGACAACGAAGAAGTAGGTAGTACTACAAAACAAGGAGCTCATTCACCACTACTTGCTAAACTGCTAGAAAGAATAGCATTATCGCTAGGAAAAGATAGAGAAGACTTTTTCAGAGCCTTATCAAAATCCTTTATGATTTCAGGGGATTTAGCTCATGCTGTGCACCCGAACTATCCTGAAAAGGCTGATCCAATAAATAGACCTCTAATTAATAAAGGACCAGTTATAAAGGTAGCTGCTAACCAAAGCTATACTACAGATAGTAATTCCGATGCAGTATATGAGGAAATATGCAGGATAGCTGGGGTACCTGTTCAAAAGTTTGTAAATCGTTCAGATGCCCCAGGAGGATCAACTATAGGACCAATTTCTTCAACGCAATTGGATATTCGCTGTGTAGATATGGGAACTCCAATCTTTGGAATGCATTCAATAAGAGAACTTGGAGGAGTTATGGACCATACTTATGTAACAAAATCCTTTGAGGAATTTTATAAGTTGTAA
- a CDS encoding ABC transporter ATP-binding protein encodes MNSVLELKNIHKSFGKIEIIKGISFDVKEGEIYGFLGANGAGKTTTIRMIVGLIKPSSGNIYINGYDVQKQFVKAVSSVGCIVENPDMYLDFTGRENLNIFAKLYGNVDKKRIDEVIEIIGLKNRIDDKVKKYSLGMKQRLGLGQALLPKPKLLILDEPTNGLDPIGIVDFRNIVKNLAKEHNTAVFVSSHILAEVEQLCDRVAFIDNGLIKSIENTKDISVKSSEKVMLKVSDSEKTINVLKEMEFVKSINKDENKILVDIEKEHYSMLITILSTKGIEILDISRVHQNLEDRFMEIAGGEKHESI; translated from the coding sequence ATGAACTCAGTTCTTGAACTTAAAAATATACATAAATCTTTTGGTAAAATTGAAATAATCAAAGGTATAAGCTTTGACGTTAAAGAGGGAGAAATCTATGGATTTTTAGGGGCTAACGGTGCTGGGAAGACTACTACTATAAGAATGATTGTAGGCTTAATAAAGCCTAGCAGCGGTAATATATATATTAATGGATATGATGTTCAAAAACAGTTTGTAAAAGCTGTAAGTTCGGTAGGGTGTATAGTTGAAAATCCAGATATGTATTTGGATTTTACAGGGAGAGAAAATCTAAATATTTTTGCTAAGCTATATGGAAATGTGGATAAAAAGAGAATTGATGAAGTAATCGAGATTATTGGACTTAAAAATAGAATTGATGATAAGGTTAAAAAATACTCCTTAGGTATGAAGCAGAGGCTTGGTTTAGGTCAAGCACTATTACCAAAACCAAAGCTTTTAATTTTGGATGAACCAACTAATGGACTGGATCCTATAGGAATAGTTGATTTTAGAAATATAGTAAAAAACCTAGCAAAAGAACATAATACAGCAGTTTTTGTTTCTTCTCATATATTAGCAGAGGTTGAACAGCTTTGTGACAGAGTTGCATTTATTGATAATGGATTAATTAAGTCTATAGAAAATACTAAGGACATAAGTGTGAAAAGTTCAGAAAAAGTAATGCTTAAGGTTTCAGATTCAGAAAAAACTATAAATGTGCTTAAAGAAATGGAATTTGTAAAAAGCATAAATAAAGATGAAAATAAAATTTTAGTAGATATAGAAAAAGAACACTATTCAATGCTCATAACAATTTTGAGTACAAAAGGAATTGAAATACTTGACATTAGTAGGGTACATCAAAATCTTGAAGATAGGTTTATGGAAATTGCAGGAGGCGAAAAACATGAATCTATTTAA
- a CDS encoding DUF1003 domain-containing protein — MEDNKNYNKEELIREILEKDNDLENCNIDEELIHELINGKVSKNINVTHDEKLTLGQRTADKIATFGGSWTFIISFGLFLVVWIILNTVILKNRAFDIYPFVFLNLMLSCLAAIQAPIIMMSQNRQSEKDRLTAANDYLVNLKSEIIIEDLHKKIDLLIERQEEYKKNQDLLLKTIDELKNKSEK; from the coding sequence ATGGAAGATAATAAAAATTATAATAAGGAAGAATTGATACGAGAAATTTTGGAGAAGGACAATGATTTAGAAAACTGTAATATTGATGAGGAATTAATCCACGAACTTATTAATGGCAAGGTTTCAAAAAATATAAATGTTACACATGATGAGAAGCTTACACTTGGACAGAGAACTGCTGACAAGATTGCAACCTTTGGTGGAAGCTGGACCTTTATAATAAGCTTTGGTCTGTTTCTTGTAGTATGGATTATATTAAATACTGTTATATTGAAAAATAGAGCATTTGATATATATCCTTTTGTATTTTTAAATCTAATGCTATCTTGTTTAGCAGCCATTCAAGCACCTATTATAATGATGTCACAAAATCGTCAGTCTGAAAAAGACAGATTGACAGCTGCAAATGATTATTTAGTTAATTTAAAATCAGAAATTATTATTGAAGATCTACATAAAAAGATAGATTTACTAATTGAAAGACAAGAAGAATATAAAAAGAATCAAGATTTATTATTAAAGACAATTGATGAATTAAAGAACAAAAGTGAAAAATAA
- a CDS encoding TDT family transporter → MNGFLKKYPVPIAGLMLGLAAAGNLIQSYGNVYRNTLGVISSVLFIFMLAKIAMYPKEVKESLNNPLIGSVFPTFSMAIMILATYLKPYAAALSLIVWFIGFILHVILILWFTKKYVVNFKIKQVFPSWFIVYVGIVVASVTAPAFKLAGLGKVSFWFGFITYLILLFIVSYRVIKVKEMPEPALPTLIIFSAPASLLLAGYMNSFESKSMTIVWFLMILSIVMYVIALVLLPKLLKLKFYPSYSAFTFPLIISGISIKATNGFLIKTKQPISALGYLVKIQEVIGVAIVIYVLIRYILFLLPDNTVAQNIKGEAK, encoded by the coding sequence ATGAATGGATTTTTAAAGAAATACCCAGTGCCTATAGCAGGTCTAATGTTAGGACTAGCGGCGGCAGGTAATCTAATTCAGTCCTATGGAAATGTATACCGTAATACACTAGGAGTAATTTCATCAGTACTATTTATTTTTATGCTTGCAAAAATTGCAATGTACCCTAAAGAAGTAAAAGAGAGTCTAAATAATCCTTTAATAGGTAGTGTATTTCCTACTTTTTCTATGGCAATAATGATATTAGCTACATACCTAAAGCCTTATGCTGCAGCCTTATCATTAATAGTGTGGTTTATAGGTTTTATACTTCACGTCATTTTAATATTGTGGTTTACAAAAAAGTATGTTGTAAACTTTAAAATTAAACAAGTGTTTCCATCCTGGTTTATTGTTTATGTTGGTATTGTAGTTGCAAGCGTTACAGCACCAGCTTTTAAATTAGCAGGTTTAGGCAAAGTGTCATTTTGGTTTGGTTTTATAACTTATTTAATACTATTATTTATTGTTTCATATAGAGTTATCAAGGTTAAAGAAATGCCAGAACCAGCATTGCCAACACTCATTATATTTTCGGCACCAGCTAGTCTTTTACTGGCAGGATATATGAATTCTTTTGAGTCAAAATCAATGACAATAGTATGGTTCTTAATGATTTTATCAATTGTTATGTATGTAATAGCTCTTGTATTGCTGCCAAAGCTTTTAAAATTAAAGTTTTACCCAAGCTATTCAGCATTTACTTTTCCACTAATAATAAGTGGAATTTCTATAAAGGCTACCAATGGATTTTTAATTAAGACTAAACAACCTATTTCAGCCTTAGGCTATTTAGTTAAAATTCAAGAAGTAATAGGAGTAGCTATTGTAATATATGTATTAATTAGATATATATTATTTTTACTGCCAGATAATACAGTAGCACAAAATATAAAAGGTGAAGCAAAATAA
- a CDS encoding ABC transporter permease, whose protein sequence is MNLFKVEIYKIIKSKKYLLAIIAMLVLIIIQMFAIYNSAQNERPEIKIKNNEKLLVDYRVKVREEGLSQDLKKDYEAKIKKLEEENKELQEELVSPNYNWKEKLKKKNESLKKDKQNAEIALNYNEVENVNSQIKVNEHLINNNIMPQKPYKISAFANMKNIIGFINIIFLPILVLIICYDQISGEIHYSTIKMLLTKPITRGKILISKFLSSFIICCGTLILLEVLAFIILGIFFNVGNPLYPMNIGTKYRIDILDKVSAVVNSSFIIPTYRYLLDLLIIQVIFIFTEVAFGVFISTMYSNNVLSLMTSTISIFVLNIVTFILPQSSLSKIYPYLFTTYADGIGIIEGNLNLSLETTNLNPNLAVLILLIWSAIFLLISYLYFNRKDIVA, encoded by the coding sequence ATGAATCTATTTAAGGTTGAGATATACAAAATTATTAAAAGTAAGAAATATCTATTAGCTATTATTGCTATGTTAGTTTTAATAATAATACAAATGTTTGCAATATATAATAGTGCACAAAATGAAAGACCAGAAATAAAAATTAAAAACAATGAAAAGCTTCTTGTAGACTATAGAGTAAAAGTTAGAGAAGAAGGATTGTCGCAAGATTTAAAAAAGGATTATGAGGCTAAAATTAAAAAGCTTGAGGAAGAAAATAAAGAGCTGCAGGAGGAACTAGTAAGTCCTAATTATAATTGGAAAGAAAAGCTTAAAAAGAAAAATGAATCTTTAAAAAAGGATAAGCAGAATGCAGAAATAGCATTAAATTATAATGAAGTAGAGAATGTAAATTCTCAGATTAAAGTAAATGAACATTTAATAAATAATAATATAATGCCACAAAAGCCTTATAAAATAAGTGCTTTTGCTAACATGAAAAATATTATTGGATTTATAAATATTATATTTTTACCCATATTAGTGCTTATTATTTGCTATGATCAGATAAGTGGTGAGATACATTATTCTACTATCAAAATGCTTTTAACCAAACCAATTACAAGAGGTAAAATTCTAATTTCTAAGTTTTTAAGTTCATTTATTATTTGCTGCGGAACTTTGATATTATTAGAGGTACTTGCATTTATTATATTAGGTATTTTCTTTAATGTAGGAAATCCACTTTATCCCATGAATATTGGAACAAAATATAGAATTGATATATTGGATAAAGTAAGCGCAGTGGTTAATAGTTCTTTTATTATTCCTACATATAGGTATCTTTTAGATTTACTTATAATTCAGGTTATTTTCATTTTTACTGAAGTAGCTTTTGGAGTATTCATTTCAACTATGTATTCCAATAACGTATTAAGCCTGATGACTAGCACTATTAGCATTTTTGTGTTAAATATTGTTACATTTATTCTTCCACAGTCATCTCTTTCGAAAATATATCCTTATTTATTTACTACTTATGCTGACGGAATTGGTATAATTGAAGGTAATTTAAATTTAAGTTTAGAAACTACTAATTTAAACCCCAATTTAGCAGTTTTAATACTTCTAATATGGAGTGCTATTTTTCTATTAATATCCTATCTATATTTTAATAGAAAAGATATTGTTGCATAA
- the aspS gene encoding aspartate--tRNA(Asn) ligase, protein MKRTLIEELYLNKGKEVKIQGWIHRLRKLGKIAFIMLRDRTGIVQCVLDCKAIDIKGLKQESVVEVIGLIKDKQGADEEVEIEVRALNVISNVKEDLPIEINKSELECNLDTILNNRVLSLRNIKTNSIFKIQAELAHSFQEFLINEGFTQVFSPKIVAEGTEGGTELFPLQYFEKKAYLAQSPQFYKQMLVGAGYERVFEVAHVYRAEEHNTQRHLNEYVSLDLELGFIEDERDIMALEEKLLKFMLNRVSEKCSKELNLLEAKLPEYVDNIPSLRLEEAVEILKTKYNRTELVNDLDPEGERQICEYAKEYLNSEFLFLTHYPRSKRPMYAMPAEEKLTHSFDLLFRGLEITTGGQRIHNYEQLVESISSKGLNPESFNDYLQVFKYGMPPHGGLAIGLERLTAQLLGIKNIRETCLFPRDRERLTP, encoded by the coding sequence ATGAAGAGAACACTAATTGAAGAGTTATACCTAAATAAAGGGAAAGAAGTAAAAATACAAGGATGGATTCATAGGTTAAGAAAGCTTGGAAAAATAGCTTTTATTATGCTGCGTGATAGAACGGGTATTGTACAGTGTGTTTTAGATTGCAAAGCTATAGATATAAAGGGATTAAAACAGGAAAGTGTAGTTGAGGTTATAGGATTAATTAAAGATAAGCAGGGAGCAGATGAAGAAGTAGAGATAGAAGTTAGAGCACTAAATGTTATTTCAAATGTAAAAGAGGATTTGCCAATTGAGATTAATAAGTCAGAGTTAGAGTGCAATTTGGACACTATTTTAAATAACAGAGTTTTAAGCTTAAGAAATATAAAAACTAATTCTATATTTAAGATTCAAGCTGAATTAGCACATAGCTTTCAAGAATTTTTGATCAATGAAGGGTTTACTCAAGTATTCTCTCCAAAAATAGTTGCTGAAGGTACTGAAGGAGGAACTGAATTGTTCCCGCTTCAATACTTTGAAAAAAAGGCCTATTTAGCGCAGAGCCCACAATTTTATAAGCAAATGCTTGTAGGTGCAGGGTATGAAAGGGTATTTGAAGTAGCCCATGTATATAGAGCGGAAGAGCATAATACCCAAAGACACCTTAATGAATATGTAAGCTTGGACCTAGAACTAGGCTTTATTGAAGATGAAAGAGACATAATGGCATTAGAAGAAAAATTGTTAAAGTTTATGTTAAACAGAGTAAGTGAAAAATGTTCTAAAGAGTTGAATCTGCTAGAAGCAAAGCTACCTGAATATGTAGATAACATTCCAAGTCTAAGGTTGGAAGAGGCAGTAGAAATATTGAAGACAAAGTACAATAGAACTGAATTAGTTAATGATTTAGACCCTGAAGGAGAAAGGCAAATCTGTGAATATGCCAAGGAATATTTGAATTCTGAATTTTTATTTTTGACCCATTACCCAAGGAGTAAGAGACCAATGTATGCCATGCCGGCTGAAGAAAAGCTGACCCACAGTTTTGACTTGCTGTTTAGAGGACTTGAGATAACTACTGGTGGACAAAGGATACACAATTATGAGCAGCTTGTTGAAAGCATAAGTTCTAAAGGACTCAATCCAGAGAGCTTTAATGACTATCTTCAGGTATTTAAATATGGTATGCCTCCACATGGTGGTCTTGCTATAGGACTTGAAAGACTTACAGCTCAGCTATTAGGTATAAAGAATATTAGGGAAACCTGTCTCTTCCCTAGAGATAGAGAAAGATTAACACCATAG